One Microbacterium sp. zg-B96 genomic region harbors:
- a CDS encoding DUF2804 domain-containing protein gives MTLRELTEPVSLTAGDGRVLNRAAVGWARQPLVDASRVHTRSWGRNKRWEYWNVTTPTHILALTVSSIDYAAVHEVWVLDRATERTWHAEATVIPARGVTLAPRLEQGSSRARAKGLEIDIDEVPGGTRLRARIAGASFDVVAELPDGHERLAVVVPWSSRRFQYTVKDLARPAVGTVTVEGVTSDVPAGQSWAVLDHGRGRWPYDVEWNWGAGSGVSGGRVIGVQVGGKWTDGSGSTENAMLVDGRLHKIHDDLVWEYDLAQWRRPWRITGGGLDATFAPFYRKVGSTDLVVLSSRTEQCFGHWSGTFTTDDGETVAFADILGWAEEVHNRW, from the coding sequence GTGACCCTGCGTGAACTGACCGAGCCCGTCTCCCTCACCGCCGGCGACGGCCGCGTGCTCAATCGTGCGGCGGTGGGGTGGGCGCGACAGCCGCTGGTCGACGCGTCCCGCGTGCACACCCGCTCGTGGGGGCGCAACAAGCGCTGGGAGTACTGGAACGTCACGACCCCGACGCACATCCTGGCGCTGACGGTGTCGTCGATCGACTACGCCGCCGTGCACGAGGTGTGGGTGCTCGATCGTGCCACCGAGCGCACCTGGCACGCCGAGGCCACCGTCATCCCCGCGCGCGGTGTGACGCTGGCGCCACGGCTGGAGCAGGGATCGTCGCGCGCACGGGCCAAGGGCCTCGAGATCGACATCGACGAGGTGCCGGGCGGCACCCGGCTGCGCGCGCGCATCGCGGGCGCCTCGTTCGACGTCGTCGCGGAGCTCCCCGACGGGCACGAGCGCCTCGCCGTCGTCGTCCCGTGGAGTTCCCGGCGCTTCCAGTACACCGTGAAGGACCTCGCGCGCCCCGCAGTCGGCACCGTGACCGTCGAGGGGGTCACCTCCGACGTGCCGGCGGGACAGTCCTGGGCGGTACTCGACCACGGTCGTGGCCGCTGGCCGTACGACGTGGAATGGAACTGGGGCGCCGGGTCGGGAGTCTCGGGCGGTCGCGTCATCGGCGTGCAGGTGGGTGGCAAGTGGACCGACGGCTCCGGCAGCACCGAGAACGCGATGCTCGTCGACGGTCGGCTGCACAAGATCCATGACGATCTGGTGTGGGAGTACGACCTCGCCCAGTGGCGCCGGCCGTGGCGCATCACCGGCGGGGGATTGGATGCCACGTTCGCGCCGTTCTACCGCAAGGTCGGCAGCACCGACCTGGTCGTGCTGTCCTCCCGCACCGAGCAGTGCTTCGGCCACTGGTCGGGCACGTTCACGACCGACGACGGCGAGACCGTCGCGTTCGCGGACATCCTCGGCTGGGCCGAAGAGGTGCACAACCGCTGGTGA
- a CDS encoding MFS transporter has protein sequence MSVPTPTPARVRLPRVAGRTWWVVVLVGFVGQLAWTVENMYLNVFVYDTITTDPTVIAVLVAASAVAATLSTMVVGAWSDRVRRRRPFIAIGYILWGLTTATFGLVQPSAGAQAAQVVGTAVVAIILLDCVMSMFGSGANDAAFNAWVTDATTPADRGRVDSVLSVLPLMAMLLVFGLLDGLTQAGEWTLFFGIIGLATAAVGVLAWFLVRDAPDIRTPSDGYLRALVHGLRPSTLRAHPRLYILLVAWAVVGTSSQVFFPYLIIYIQRYLRIDGYAIILGSVLTLAAVISIVGGRVVDRVGKTRAILPAVFFMIVGLAGMFVVRDMLSVILFGTIMMGGFMLSTASLSASVRDATPSDRIGMVQGLRMIFVVLIPMVIGPFIGSAVIIGANETYVDLGVVKQVPTPWIFPAAALVALFVVVPMLALRRLQQEVDAA, from the coding sequence ATGTCCGTCCCCACCCCCACGCCCGCACGCGTACGGCTGCCGCGCGTGGCAGGCCGCACCTGGTGGGTCGTCGTGCTCGTCGGCTTCGTCGGGCAGCTCGCCTGGACCGTCGAGAACATGTACCTCAACGTGTTCGTGTACGACACGATCACGACCGATCCCACCGTGATCGCGGTGCTGGTCGCGGCATCCGCCGTCGCCGCCACGCTGTCGACGATGGTCGTGGGCGCCTGGTCGGATCGGGTGCGCCGGCGGCGCCCGTTCATCGCGATCGGCTACATCCTGTGGGGCCTGACGACGGCGACCTTCGGGCTCGTGCAGCCCTCGGCCGGCGCGCAGGCCGCGCAGGTGGTCGGCACCGCGGTGGTGGCCATCATCCTGCTCGACTGCGTGATGTCGATGTTCGGCTCGGGCGCGAACGACGCCGCGTTCAATGCGTGGGTAACGGATGCTACGACCCCCGCCGACCGCGGCCGGGTCGACTCGGTGCTGTCGGTGCTGCCGCTCATGGCGATGCTGCTGGTGTTCGGCCTGCTCGACGGGCTCACCCAGGCCGGCGAATGGACGCTGTTCTTCGGGATCATCGGCCTCGCCACCGCGGCCGTCGGCGTGCTCGCCTGGTTCCTGGTGCGCGACGCCCCCGACATCCGGACGCCCTCCGACGGTTACCTGCGCGCGCTCGTGCATGGCCTCCGGCCGTCGACGCTGCGGGCGCATCCGCGGCTGTACATCCTGCTCGTGGCGTGGGCCGTCGTCGGCACGAGCTCCCAAGTGTTCTTCCCGTACCTGATCATCTACATCCAGCGGTACCTGCGCATCGACGGCTACGCGATCATCCTCGGCAGCGTACTGACCCTCGCCGCCGTGATCAGCATCGTCGGCGGGCGGGTGGTCGACCGGGTCGGTAAGACGCGCGCGATCCTGCCGGCGGTGTTCTTCATGATCGTGGGGCTGGCCGGCATGTTCGTCGTACGGGACATGCTGAGCGTGATCCTGTTCGGCACGATCATGATGGGCGGGTTCATGCTGTCGACGGCGTCGCTGTCGGCGAGCGTGCGTGATGCCACCCCGTCGGACCGCATCGGCATGGTGCAGGGCCTGCGCATGATCTTCGTCGTGCTGATCCCGATGGTGATCGGTCCCTTCATCGGCTCGGCGGTCATCATCGGTGCGAATGAGACGTACGTCGACCTGGGTGTGGTCAAGCAGGTACCCACGCCCTGGATCTTCCCGGCCGCCGCCCTGGTGGCCCTGTTCGTTGTGGTGCCGATGCTCGCGCTGCGGCGGTTGCAGCAGGAGGTGGATGCCGCATGA
- a CDS encoding sugar-binding domain-containing protein, translated as MSAPMLTPWGERLDRDAPLPEYPRPQLVREGWTNLNGVWSYAITRFQASDPLDVADPVAAPTVWDGEIVVPFSPEMPLSGVGRALGAAETLWYRRAFTLPQRAADERVLLHFGAVDQSCRVAVDGVEVGGHTGGYLPFTIDVTAALAGGDQHELTLAVRDVTDAAWLARGKQSSRRGGIWYTPQSGIWQTVWLEVVPRVAVDALVLTPDLADGAVEITVGSVHGADAAAHVEISAEGAVVATATVPVGRAARVALPVPVRPWSPADPFLYDVAVTLGDDAVRSYVGLRSFSVGVDDRGYPRLLLNGAPYLPVGLLDQGYWPDGGYTAPSDAALEYDIRLAQRLGYTMLRKHIKVEPLRWYHHCDRLGMLVWQDAVNGGTRYRPSIITAPVFGAPSLDDTRHARFGRADAVGRERFEVELVEMVEHLRSVPSLSLWVPFNEGWGQFDAARIAVLLRHLDPTRPTDHASGWHDQDAGDLRSLHVYFRPVRVPRGSDRRVLAVTEYGGYSLAVPQHTWTRKVFGYRRYRSRTALLRAIERLHDREIAPAIARGLGATVYTQLTDVEDEVNGMVTYDRRFVKVDELAVRAMNDRLRQAASTRAAVREEHA; from the coding sequence ATGAGCGCACCGATGTTGACCCCCTGGGGTGAGCGGCTCGACCGGGACGCGCCGCTGCCGGAGTATCCCAGGCCGCAGCTGGTGCGCGAAGGCTGGACGAACCTCAACGGTGTCTGGTCGTACGCGATCACGCGGTTCCAGGCATCCGACCCGCTCGACGTCGCCGACCCGGTCGCCGCACCGACAGTGTGGGACGGCGAGATCGTGGTGCCGTTCTCGCCGGAGATGCCGCTGTCGGGCGTGGGCCGTGCGCTCGGCGCCGCCGAGACGCTCTGGTACCGGCGCGCCTTCACGCTGCCGCAACGCGCCGCCGACGAACGCGTCCTGCTGCACTTCGGCGCGGTGGACCAGTCGTGCCGGGTCGCCGTCGACGGCGTCGAGGTCGGCGGGCACACCGGCGGCTACCTGCCCTTCACGATCGATGTCACCGCGGCGCTCGCCGGCGGCGACCAGCACGAACTCACCCTCGCGGTGCGCGATGTGACGGATGCCGCATGGCTCGCCCGCGGCAAACAGTCCAGTCGCCGCGGCGGCATTTGGTACACGCCGCAGTCGGGCATCTGGCAGACGGTGTGGCTCGAGGTGGTGCCGCGCGTCGCGGTGGACGCCCTCGTGCTGACCCCGGATCTTGCCGACGGCGCGGTGGAGATCACGGTCGGGAGTGTTCACGGTGCGGACGCCGCAGCGCACGTGGAGATCTCTGCGGAGGGCGCCGTCGTGGCCACCGCGACCGTGCCGGTGGGTCGCGCCGCCCGCGTCGCCCTGCCGGTGCCGGTGCGGCCGTGGTCGCCGGCGGATCCGTTCCTCTACGACGTGGCGGTGACGCTCGGCGACGATGCGGTGCGCAGCTACGTCGGCCTGCGTTCGTTCAGCGTCGGAGTCGACGATCGCGGATACCCGCGGCTGCTGCTGAACGGTGCACCTTATCTGCCGGTCGGGCTGCTCGATCAGGGCTACTGGCCCGACGGCGGGTACACCGCCCCGAGCGACGCCGCGCTGGAGTACGACATCCGCCTCGCCCAGCGCCTGGGCTACACGATGCTGCGCAAGCACATCAAGGTCGAACCGCTCCGCTGGTATCACCACTGCGATCGCCTCGGCATGCTCGTCTGGCAGGACGCGGTCAACGGCGGCACCCGCTACCGGCCGAGCATCATCACCGCGCCGGTGTTCGGCGCACCCTCGCTCGACGACACCCGGCACGCCCGGTTCGGGAGGGCGGATGCCGTCGGCCGCGAGCGGTTCGAAGTCGAGCTGGTCGAGATGGTCGAGCATCTGCGCAGCGTGCCGTCGCTGTCGCTGTGGGTGCCGTTCAACGAGGGGTGGGGGCAGTTCGACGCTGCTCGCATCGCGGTGCTCCTGCGCCACCTCGACCCCACGCGGCCGACCGACCACGCCAGTGGCTGGCACGACCAGGATGCCGGGGACCTCCGGAGCCTGCACGTCTACTTCCGCCCGGTGCGCGTGCCCCGCGGGAGCGACCGGCGCGTGCTGGCGGTCACCGAATACGGCGGCTACAGCCTGGCGGTGCCGCAGCACACCTGGACGCGCAAGGTCTTCGGGTACCGCCGCTACCGCTCCCGCACCGCGCTGCTGCGCGCGATCGAGCGGTTGCACGACCGGGAGATCGCGCCGGCGATCGCACGCGGGCTCGGGGCGACCGTTTACACGCAGCTGACCGACGTCGAGGATGAGGTCAACGGCATGGTCACCTACGACCGCCGATTCGTGAAGGTCGACGAACTCGCCGTCCGGGCGATGAACGACAGACTGCGCCAGGCGGCATCCACCCGCGCCGCGGTGCGAGAGGAGCACGCGTGA